Proteins from one Hemibagrus wyckioides isolate EC202008001 linkage group LG16, SWU_Hwy_1.0, whole genome shotgun sequence genomic window:
- the skor2 gene encoding SKI family transcriptional corepressor 2 — MNKSLLPGPTDIVMASPPSSFQAEALTPPRSNHSSSLKPNQVGQVILYGVPIVSLVIDNQERLCLAQISNTLLKNYSYNEIHNRRVALGITCVQCTPVQLEILRRAGAMPISSRRCGMITKREAERLCKSFLGENSPPKLPDNFAFDVTHECAWGCRGNFIPARYNSSRAKCIKCSYCNMYFSPNKFIFHSHRMPEAKYTQPDAANFNSWRRHLKLSDKSPPDDLVFAWEDVKAMFNGGSRKRALPSSHCSSMDSVKAVSSVLPHMISSDLGQKRGRYDEEEDLDASSLSPHKNPRSYPVIPVPSKGFGMLQKFPPTSLFPSPYTFPAFGLCQQKKDDSEAVNGQKNGAISGLLWPGRKDTFYPPFCMFWPPRAAGGIPVPTYLQPQPNALSTLTETPSLRQAFLDLSEQGDTATGAGAGAAIGTNPRAGLFESDCPPTLTPDLRPAQEGWLKLLDAPSLQARKASYHSAFRPVVKDSESIAKLHGNLEEFGAERHLSPGTSCSYQSESAESDEEQEVDVETKQDEEQEDFSSRAASQQQPCSLHVSRLTEGTIGDRDKDVPSFSTIPPESSTEDKPSLAVSSPTSLKDPSPIHGSVEDTAAYKNSHKGRDDGLPAYAAKDKTTRAEENKEQSNFFIPETETSAPDYWRESTAEQSQETHTPASLKKDVENMEKEELQKVLLEQIDLRRRLEQEFHALKGSSPFPVFHNFQDQMKRELAYREEMVQQLQMIPYANIIRKDKVGTHLNKS, encoded by the exons ATGAACAAGAGTCTTCTCCCTGGACCCACAGATATAGTAATGGCGAGCCCTCCAAGTTCATTTCAGGCAGAAGCTCTCACTCCACCCAGATCCAACCACTCGTCTTCCCTCAAACCCAACCAGGTGGGTCAGGTTATCCTGTACGGAGTGCCCATTGTCTCATTGGTCATCGACAACCAGGAGCGCCTCTGTCTGGCTCAGATCTCCAACACTTTGTTGAAGAATTACAGTTACAATGAGATCCACAACCGGCGAGTAGCCCTGGGCATCACATGTGTGCAGTGCACTCCAGTGCAGCTGGAGATCCTGAGGCGGGCCGGCGCTATGCCCATCTCTTCCCGTCGCTGTGGCATGATCACCAAGCGAGAGGCTGAACGACTCTGCAAGTCATTTCTTGGTGAGAACTCACCTCCCAAGCTTCCCGATAACTTTGCGTTTGATGTGACACATGAGTGCGCATGGGGCTGCCGTGGCAACTTCATCCCCGCTCGTTACAACAGCTCAAGGGCCAAGTGCATCAAGTGCTCCTACTGCAACATGTATTTCTCCCCCAACAAATTCATCTTTCACTCACACCGCATGCCCGAGGCAAAATACACCCAGCCCGATGCCGCTAACTTCAACTCCTGGCGTCGGCACCTCAAGCTGTCAGACAAGTCACCTCCGGATGATCTGGTGTTCGCCTGGGAGGACGTGAAAGCCATGTTCAACGGGGGCAGCCGCAAACGGGCACTGCCTTCTTCCCACTGTTCCTCCATGGATTCTGTAAAGGCTGTCAGCTCAGTGCTGCCTCACATGATATCTTCTGATCTGGGCCAGAAGCGGGGCAGgtatgatgaggaggaggaccTGGACGCCAGCAGCCTCTCTCCTCACAAGAACCCACGCAGCTACCCGGTCATTCCTGTGCCCAGCAAAGGTTTTGGTATGCTCCAGAAATTTCCACCTACTTCGCTCTTCCCCAGCCCTTATACTTTTCCAGCATTCGGTTTGTGTCAGCAGAAGAAGGATGACAGTGAGGCTGTGAACGGGCAGAAAAATGGTGCTATCTCGGGCCTGCTTTGGCCAGGCCGCAAGGACACTTTTTATCCTCCTTTTTGCATGTTCTGGCCCCCAAGAGCTGCAGGAGGAATCCCAGTACCCACATACCTCCAGCCTCAGCCCAATGCTCTTTCCACTCTCACAGAAACACCTTCCCTTCGTCAGGCATTTCTTGACCTGAGTGAGCAAGGTGACACTGCCACAGGAGCTGGAGCTGGTGCTGCCATAGGCACCAATCCTAGAGCTGGCCTGTTTGAAAGTGACTGCCCCCCAACCTTGACCCCTGACCTGAGACCTGCCCAAGAAGGCTGGCTCAAACTTCTAGATGCTCCATCTCTGCAAGCCCGCAAGGCCAGCTACCACTCAGCCTTCCGGCCAGTGGTAAAAGACTCTGAAAGCATCGCTAAGCTACACGGCAACCTGGAGGAGTTTGGCGCAGAGAGGCATCTCTCACCTGGCACCAGCTGCAGCTACCAGAGTGAGAGCGCAGAGAGTGAcgaggaacaggaagtggatgTGGAGACCAAGCAGGACGAAGAGCAGGAAGACTTCAGCAGCCGCGCAGCCTCGCAACAGCAGCCATGCAGTCTTCATGTTTCACGACTCACTGAAGGCACCATAGGTGACAGAGATAAAGACGTACCTTCCTTCTCCACCATCCCCCCTGAAAGCTCTACAGAGGACAAACCAAGCTTGGCTGTCAGTTCACCCACCTCTCTCAAAGACCCAAGCCCTATTCACGGCTCAGTGGAGGACACCGCTGCctacaaaaat tcGCACAAGGGCAGAGACGATGGGCTACCAGCGTATGCAGcaaaagacaaaacaacacGAGCAG aagaaaacaaagaacagaGTAATTTCTTTATCCCGGAGACAGAAACATCTGCACCAGATTACTGGAGAGAGAGCACAG CAGAGCAAAGTCAAGAAACGCACACGCCTGCGTCTCTCAAGAAGGATGTTGAGAACATGGAGAAAG AGGAACTCCAGAAAGTTCTGCTCGAGCAGATCGACCTACGGAGAAGACTCGAGCAGGAGTTTCACGCCCTCAAAGGCAGCTCACCGTTTCCTGTTTTCC ACAACTTTCAAGACCAAATGAAAAGAGAGCTGGCGTACAGAGAGGAGATGGTGCAGCAACTACAGATG attCCCTATGCAAACATTATCAGAAAAGACAAAGTTGGCACACACCTGAACAAAAGCTAA